One Ostreibacterium oceani genomic region harbors:
- a CDS encoding ExbD/TolR family protein, with product MATRQRRGQRAKSEMNVVPYIDVMLVLLVIFMISAPIINQSVEVNLPASSNAQDIEPPSANADLPRPLVVTIDSAGKYFVDRADENSLPVTTNLLRQITQDALRDNTATPVYLRADEQVGYGAVMVVMDVLKSSGAQAVNLVTEQPDNQ from the coding sequence ATGGCAACAAGACAGCGGCGCGGTCAACGCGCAAAATCCGAAATGAATGTCGTTCCCTACATTGACGTCATGCTGGTGTTATTGGTTATTTTTATGATTTCTGCGCCGATTATTAACCAGTCGGTTGAGGTGAATCTCCCCGCATCCAGTAATGCTCAGGATATCGAGCCACCTAGCGCTAACGCCGATTTGCCTCGTCCTCTGGTGGTAACCATTGACAGCGCGGGCAAGTATTTTGTTGATCGAGCAGATGAAAACTCATTACCCGTTACAACCAATTTGTTGCGACAAATTACCCAAGACGCACTGCGTGATAATACCGCCACACCCGTTTATTTGCGTGCAGACGAGCAGGTTGGTTATGGTGCGGTTATGGTGGTCATGGATGTGTTGAAGTCTAGTGGCGCTCAGGCGGTGAATCTAGTCACAGAACAACCCGACAATCAATGA
- the tolA gene encoding cell envelope integrity protein TolA yields MKGLNKELLAENLVGILSAVTIVVAIIVSAFWVSQPEKLTTTTTQTDVSVQTMQATSVDSQALEDLYAQRQQEIEAEAQQKAAEQAAIAAAKLAAEKAKRDTEKAKRDAEKAKQQAEQAKRDAEKLKQQAESAKAQAEKERQTAEAARKAEAERKAEAERKAEAERKAEAERKAEAERKAEAERKAEAERKAEAERKAEAERKAEAERKAEAERKAEAERKAEAARKAEAAKRAAIAASIGETISDADASAQKSQAIAHFSGIIGERIRGQWVIPAKLSPDLTARVRVNLSASGAIESITMIQSSGNVGFDNSVKEAVYRAAPLPMPDNPEWAAALREITIRFPK; encoded by the coding sequence ATGAAAGGTCTGAATAAAGAACTACTCGCTGAGAATTTAGTCGGCATACTGAGTGCTGTGACTATTGTTGTGGCAATTATTGTCAGTGCGTTTTGGGTTAGTCAACCTGAAAAGCTAACCACAACCACAACGCAGACTGATGTTAGTGTACAGACAATGCAGGCAACAAGCGTGGATAGTCAAGCGCTAGAAGATTTGTACGCACAACGCCAGCAAGAAATCGAAGCAGAAGCACAGCAAAAAGCCGCCGAGCAAGCGGCGATTGCGGCAGCAAAGTTGGCCGCGGAAAAGGCCAAACGTGACACGGAAAAGGCCAAGCGTGATGCAGAAAAGGCCAAACAACAGGCCGAACAAGCCAAGCGTGATGCAGAAAAACTAAAACAACAAGCCGAATCGGCCAAAGCCCAAGCCGAAAAAGAACGACAAACAGCCGAAGCGGCCCGCAAAGCAGAGGCAGAGCGCAAAGCAGAGGCAGAGCGCAAAGCAGAGGCAGAGCGCAAAGCAGAGGCAGAGCGCAAAGCAGAGGCAGAGCGCAAAGCAGAGGCAGAGCGCAAAGCAGAGGCAGAGCGCAAAGCAGAGGCAGAGCGCAAAGCAGAAGCAGAACGCAAAGCAGAAGCAGAGCGCAAAGCAGAAGCAGAACGCAAGGCAGAAGCAGAACGCAAAGCAGAGGCAGCCCGTAAAGCAGAAGCAGCCAAGCGGGCGGCAATCGCCGCAAGTATTGGTGAGACGATTAGTGACGCCGATGCCAGTGCCCAAAAAAGCCAAGCCATTGCGCATTTTTCAGGCATTATCGGTGAACGCATCCGTGGGCAATGGGTTATCCCAGCCAAATTGTCGCCTGATTTGACGGCGCGGGTTCGTGTTAATTTGTCAGCATCGGGTGCGATTGAGTCAATTACCATGATACAATCTAGCGGTAATGTAGGGTTTGATAATTCGGTCAAAGAGGCCGTTTATCGTGCAGCACCCCTGCCGATGCCTGATAACCCAGAGTGGGCGGCGGCGTTGCGTGAAATCACCATTCGGTTTCCCAAGTAA
- the tolB gene encoding Tol-Pal system beta propeller repeat protein TolB, whose protein sequence is MKKWVLGLCSLLIVTYSSAVEIAVGEGRVAAKPIAIVPFAGSTGDESVDFIVAADLKQSGVFAPIAPTAYQARPSQANQVDYGLFQGVGAAYVVVGELSGGSIRFALLDAFQQNIVGSYVVNVPRGNLRHGAHQVSDIILEKLTGVRGAFATRIAYIHESGLRESRAYHLMMADMDGYNSVTLLTSRAPIMSPRFSPDAKQLAYVTFEGQQQQIVTHDIATGRRGLVSNAPGINSAPAWSPDGTKIAFVLSKDGNPEIYFKKLATNRLVRVTDNPAIETEPVWSPDGQSIYFTSNRGGSPQLYRINIGTGALSRITGTGSYSAGADVSSDGSKIALARNNGGRFVVGTMGVNGGAFAGVSQGFIDETPRFSPNGQMLIFTSVENNRSVLKIVNVDGSGTNTLSSSGQIRDPDWSTYIQ, encoded by the coding sequence ATGAAAAAATGGGTTTTAGGGTTATGTAGTTTGCTGATAGTGACTTATTCAAGCGCGGTAGAAATTGCCGTGGGTGAAGGCCGTGTTGCGGCAAAACCCATTGCAATCGTGCCGTTTGCAGGCAGTACAGGCGATGAATCTGTCGATTTTATCGTCGCAGCGGATTTAAAGCAAAGCGGTGTGTTTGCGCCGATTGCCCCAACGGCCTATCAGGCGCGTCCTAGCCAAGCCAATCAAGTTGATTATGGCTTGTTTCAAGGGGTTGGCGCCGCTTATGTGGTCGTTGGTGAGTTAAGTGGCGGTAGTATCCGCTTTGCATTGCTGGATGCGTTTCAGCAAAATATCGTGGGCAGCTATGTGGTGAACGTTCCGCGCGGTAATTTGCGTCATGGGGCACACCAAGTCAGCGATATTATTTTGGAAAAACTCACGGGGGTTCGCGGAGCATTTGCGACACGAATTGCCTATATTCATGAATCGGGTCTTCGTGAATCGCGCGCTTATCACTTGATGATGGCGGATATGGATGGGTATAATTCGGTCACGTTACTGACCAGTCGTGCGCCAATTATGTCACCCCGATTTTCACCCGATGCTAAGCAACTGGCTTATGTCACGTTCGAAGGGCAGCAGCAACAGATTGTCACCCACGATATTGCGACAGGCCGCCGCGGATTAGTATCGAATGCGCCAGGTATTAATTCAGCACCTGCGTGGTCACCCGATGGCACGAAAATTGCCTTTGTCCTTTCCAAAGACGGTAACCCTGAAATCTACTTCAAAAAACTAGCCACAAATCGGTTGGTGCGCGTCACTGATAATCCTGCGATAGAGACCGAGCCAGTTTGGTCGCCTGATGGGCAGAGTATCTATTTTACCTCCAACCGCGGTGGGTCGCCTCAGTTGTATCGTATTAACATTGGTACGGGGGCATTGTCACGCATCACGGGGACGGGCAGTTACAGCGCAGGCGCAGATGTGTCGTCTGATGGTAGTAAAATCGCGTTAGCACGAAATAATGGTGGGCGTTTTGTGGTTGGCACAATGGGCGTTAATGGAGGTGCTTTTGCTGGAGTCAGCCAAGGCTTTATCGATGAAACGCCGCGTTTTTCACCAAATGGCCAAATGCTAATTTTTACGTCGGTAGAGAATAATCGAAGTGTACTAAAAATCGTTAACGTTGATGGTAGTGGTACCAATACGTTATCATCATCTGGACAAATCAGGGACCCTGATTGGTCTACTTATATTCAATAG
- a CDS encoding OmpA family protein, with protein MKQLIVVLAAVVWLAGCAGTKTAEDQSTLGAGEGAISSGTDGVYSGGGYNPGDASGFNEATGGDFYDNPNYGQNVVGGPNAPAKDRVIYFGFDSASIDSRADAIVNAHAQYLVNNPSASILLEGHTDSRGSRGYNIALGESRAISVLRRLTDMGVSPNQVRIISYGEEKPAVNGFDEEAYKRNRRAVIQY; from the coding sequence ATGAAACAGTTAATCGTAGTTTTAGCGGCAGTGGTTTGGTTAGCGGGTTGTGCTGGCACCAAAACGGCAGAAGACCAAAGCACGCTAGGTGCTGGCGAAGGCGCTATCAGTAGTGGCACAGATGGTGTGTATTCGGGTGGTGGGTATAATCCGGGTGACGCCAGTGGCTTTAATGAGGCGACAGGTGGGGATTTTTATGATAACCCAAACTACGGACAAAATGTCGTGGGTGGACCGAATGCCCCAGCAAAAGATCGCGTTATTTATTTTGGTTTTGACAGCGCCAGTATTGATAGTCGCGCCGATGCCATTGTCAACGCGCATGCCCAATACTTAGTGAATAACCCTAGCGCGAGCATCTTATTAGAAGGGCATACCGACAGTCGTGGTAGCCGTGGATACAATATTGCCCTAGGCGAAAGCCGTGCCATTTCAGTTTTGCGACGATTGACTGATATGGGGGTTTCACCCAATCAAGTCCGAATTATTAGCTATGGCGAAGAAAAACCAGCGGTTAACGGGTTTGACGAAGAGGCGTACAAGCGTAACCGCCGTGCGGTCATCCAATACTAA
- a CDS encoding tetratricopeptide repeat protein — translation MTRVWTTPLLALTVTGCVSTADFEASQQRIAQLNTQLGGLEKQVMDLQAELSVVKAQRPIRLPTGTPIPPGSRNNQASGQNDANASSSNNSGNSSSNSNMSDEASAYHQALALYQSGDTDAAISAFENYNSRYPNADNLPNVLYYLGQASFVQRDYGRAEQVLEQLIYQYPMSQVDPRAPELLRRIYQHNNRADKIETLDNFLNTMNQSNLANPNNSTNNPVNNQATGQPALLN, via the coding sequence ATGACTAGAGTATGGACAACACCACTATTGGCATTAACGGTCACGGGGTGTGTGAGTACGGCAGATTTTGAGGCTTCGCAACAGCGGATTGCTCAGCTCAATACGCAGCTAGGTGGTTTAGAAAAGCAGGTCATGGACTTGCAAGCCGAGTTATCTGTGGTCAAAGCGCAGCGCCCCATTCGCCTGCCGACTGGCACGCCGATACCGCCGGGCTCGCGTAATAATCAAGCGTCTGGTCAAAATGACGCGAATGCGAGTTCGAGTAATAATAGCGGTAATAGTAGCAGTAATAGTAATATGTCTGATGAAGCCAGTGCCTACCACCAAGCACTGGCTTTGTATCAGTCTGGTGATACGGATGCCGCGATTAGCGCGTTTGAAAATTACAATAGCCGCTACCCCAATGCCGATAATTTGCCGAATGTGCTGTACTATTTAGGGCAGGCGAGCTTTGTCCAACGCGATTATGGTCGCGCTGAACAAGTCCTTGAGCAGTTGATTTATCAATACCCGATGAGCCAAGTCGATCCGCGCGCCCCCGAATTACTGAGACGTATTTATCAGCATAACAACCGCGCGGATAAAATTGAGACGCTGGATAATTTTTTAAATACAATGAACCAATCCAATCTAGCAAATCCCAATAACTCGACCAACAATCCAGTCAATAACCAAGCCACTGGGCAGCCTGCGCTATTGAATTAG
- a CDS encoding mechanosensitive ion channel family protein gives MKLLTENLDTMALINQYALPWAKNIIFALVIFIIGRYVAKAVQKLIMRLVKRSTQDEMLINFIASIVGAILLLFVIIAALSQLGIDTTSLIALIGAAGLAIGLSLQDSLKNFAAGVMILVFKPFVKGDYVEVTGGKEAGTVEDISIFTMTMKTLDNKEIIVPNGAILLAPIINYSKHETRRVDMVFSISYDDDIRQAKTLMADILTQHNLVLQDPAPVVAVAALADSSINFNVRPWCKTADYWTIYSDVHQQVKEAFDAAGITIPYPQVQMHQERPSTKPSTKPNENPSAD, from the coding sequence ATGAAACTACTGACTGAAAACCTAGATACGATGGCATTGATAAACCAGTATGCGTTGCCGTGGGCAAAAAATATCATTTTTGCGCTCGTGATTTTTATCATTGGTCGCTACGTTGCCAAAGCCGTGCAAAAGCTGATTATGCGGCTGGTCAAACGCTCGACACAAGATGAAATGTTGATTAATTTTATCGCTTCGATTGTGGGGGCGATTTTATTGCTGTTTGTCATTATTGCCGCATTGTCTCAGCTGGGTATTGATACGACATCGCTGATTGCGTTAATTGGTGCGGCGGGTTTGGCGATTGGTTTGTCGTTACAAGATTCGCTCAAAAATTTCGCGGCAGGGGTGATGATTTTGGTATTCAAGCCCTTTGTCAAAGGCGATTATGTAGAAGTCACAGGCGGTAAAGAAGCTGGCACGGTAGAGGATATCAGTATTTTTACCATGACCATGAAAACGCTAGATAATAAGGAAATCATCGTGCCTAATGGGGCGATATTATTGGCACCAATTATCAACTACTCAAAACATGAAACACGGCGTGTTGATATGGTCTTTTCCATTAGCTATGATGATGATATTCGCCAGGCCAAAACACTAATGGCTGATATTTTGACCCAGCATAACCTGGTGTTGCAAGATCCCGCGCCCGTTGTTGCGGTGGCCGCTTTAGCCGACAGCTCGATTAATTTTAATGTGCGTCCGTGGTGTAAAACTGCCGATTATTGGACCATATATTCGGATGTGCACCAACAGGTCAAAGAGGCGTTTGATGCCGCAGGTATTACGATTCCGTATCCGCAAGTGCAAATGCACCAAGAGAGACCTAGCACAAAGCCTAGCACAAAACCCAACGAAAATCCCAGCGCGGATTAA
- a CDS encoding vWA domain-containing protein yields MAKLNTWSLGEMKTLTIAFFCLFFITKAYAEQEVEQEKVRQNNVPEVDEAEGNSDPFGIFSAASCHELAERITKKHTPDFSQCYKSQAVTNQCDEFEGSLVGKNQDSTVLVVLDASGSMVGEIGGEQKIDIAKNVVRNFASGLSKGTQFGLLVYGHHGSNQEKDKPLSCEKSEMLFGFGEFQASKFDAVLDGFDATGWTSIAGAINTAENLLAGIEGSKSLYIVSDGIETCGGDPISAMKTLKENDKAIQTEVNIIGFDVDNETQAQLKAIAAAGKGSYFAADDADKLRKEFDKEKERLIDEAIKRRNCILDGAIEKASVNNAIEKDQRACLVEKIETRREASHEEYERLKNSKQIELSCANWLIEQRFRSARNKDWIKATNDAAFNMMDIQGELHKSHIEVEKEHKENINKINGE; encoded by the coding sequence ATGGCAAAATTGAACACTTGGAGTTTAGGTGAAATGAAAACGTTAACTATTGCATTTTTTTGTTTGTTTTTTATTACTAAAGCTTATGCCGAACAAGAGGTTGAGCAAGAAAAGGTCCGGCAAAATAATGTGCCGGAGGTTGATGAGGCGGAGGGTAATAGTGATCCATTTGGGATCTTTTCTGCAGCCTCCTGTCATGAATTGGCAGAAAGGATTACCAAAAAACACACCCCCGATTTTTCACAGTGCTATAAATCACAAGCAGTTACCAATCAATGTGATGAATTTGAGGGCAGTTTGGTCGGTAAAAACCAGGACTCTACTGTATTAGTTGTGCTCGATGCGTCTGGTTCTATGGTTGGTGAAATAGGAGGCGAGCAGAAAATTGATATAGCCAAAAATGTTGTACGAAATTTTGCATCTGGACTTTCAAAGGGAACACAATTTGGGCTGCTTGTGTACGGGCATCACGGTTCAAATCAAGAAAAAGATAAACCTTTGTCGTGTGAAAAGTCGGAAATGTTGTTTGGGTTTGGTGAGTTTCAAGCCAGTAAGTTTGATGCAGTATTAGATGGCTTTGATGCAACAGGTTGGACATCTATTGCAGGAGCGATAAATACTGCTGAAAATTTATTAGCTGGTATTGAAGGCAGTAAGTCGCTTTATATTGTTTCTGATGGTATCGAGACTTGTGGAGGCGATCCGATTAGTGCAATGAAAACATTAAAAGAAAACGACAAAGCGATACAAACGGAAGTTAATATTATTGGTTTTGATGTGGATAATGAGACTCAAGCACAACTTAAAGCAATCGCGGCAGCAGGGAAAGGAAGCTATTTTGCGGCTGATGATGCGGATAAGCTACGAAAAGAGTTTGACAAAGAAAAAGAAAGATTGATTGATGAGGCAATAAAAAGACGCAATTGTATCCTTGATGGGGCGATCGAAAAAGCAAGTGTAAATAATGCAATTGAAAAAGATCAGCGCGCTTGCTTGGTGGAAAAAATTGAGACACGCCGTGAAGCATCGCATGAAGAATATGAACGCTTAAAAAATAGTAAGCAAATAGAATTGTCTTGTGCAAATTGGCTAATAGAACAAAGATTCAGGTCGGCAAGAAACAAAGATTGGATTAAAGCCACGAATGACGCCGCTTTTAATATGATGGATATTCAGGGTGAATTACATAAATCGCATATTGAGGTAGAGAAAGAGCATAAAGAAAATATTAACAAAATCAACGGAGAGTGA
- a CDS encoding SNF2-related protein, with the protein MTKFHSKYFAHELTRTGGKGVDRLGRALFDARVDLNPHQIEAALFALRSPLSKGVLLADEVGLGKTIEAGLVICQSWAENCRKLLVVCPASLRKQWAVELEEKFNLPSQILDAKTYRDLQKAGNPNPFDERKIIICSMHFVASKAMDIRAIPWDLVVIDEAHKLRNAYRESNRIGQAVRQATLDRKKLLLTATPLQNSLLELYGLSTLIDENIFGDLASFRTQYINYGGDVSGLRDRLQGFCWRTLRSQVVEYVPYTERKLITRPFKPTEQEHHLYEAVSKYLMRDDTYAFPARQKHLLILLIRKVLASSPTALAGTLEIIRERLEGLLEKAKNGRSVSQALIEQANLDEDLLDEILEDEEDDISDIIPENNEPVREEELDFARLSNEINEINQYIEWARSIGIDTKSKALLTALDVGFQKMTEMGAARKAVIFTESRRTQDWLLNHLNNQGFADQVITFNGTNKDDSTGKIYTDWLDANKDTGRITGSRQIDMREAILDHFKKSASILIATEAGAEGLNMQFCSMVINFDLPWNPQRIEQRIGRCHRYGQKHDVVVINFLNEKNEADRRVHEILEHKFNLFSGVFGASDDVLGTIESGVDFERRVLDIYQECRTEDEIQSAFAALQKELEESIQIKLKDTRKVLLENFDEDVHERLKSNLIGTQERLDRIGKQFWAVTRHVLSEHATFNDSTLSFTLHKPLVNGTRLGTYHLVTKNKEVQNSEFLYRLSHPLGEHVIQIGKDLLCPVSTVVFDITNNPTKISVIENLKGRSGWLTLTKLIISSFESEEYLLFSAIDDAGENLGQETIEKLFNCIGYDNQETSLPEPIRQRLFADSERHIKATITRNLEDNNKHLSEACIQLDKWAEDMEKAAAKEMDDTKRMIADIRRQVRLAPTMQEQAELQGELKKLETLRRRQQQKIFDVEDEIAQKRDSLVEQLTKRMEQKTETQTLFTIRWEVK; encoded by the coding sequence ATGACGAAGTTTCATTCTAAATATTTCGCTCATGAATTGACTCGAACTGGAGGGAAGGGTGTGGACCGCCTTGGTCGTGCCTTGTTTGACGCTCGTGTTGACCTGAACCCACACCAGATAGAGGCGGCGCTCTTTGCTTTGAGATCGCCATTATCCAAGGGCGTTTTGCTGGCTGATGAAGTCGGTCTTGGTAAAACCATTGAGGCCGGACTGGTAATCTGTCAGAGTTGGGCAGAAAACTGTCGAAAACTATTGGTCGTGTGTCCTGCCTCCCTACGTAAGCAGTGGGCAGTTGAGCTGGAGGAGAAATTTAATTTACCCAGCCAGATTCTTGATGCTAAAACCTATCGCGATTTACAAAAAGCAGGCAACCCGAATCCTTTCGATGAACGAAAAATTATCATTTGCTCTATGCACTTTGTGGCCAGCAAAGCTATGGATATTCGAGCTATCCCATGGGATCTTGTTGTCATTGATGAAGCGCACAAACTAAGAAACGCATATAGGGAAAGCAACCGGATTGGTCAGGCTGTCAGACAAGCTACATTAGACAGAAAAAAATTACTGTTAACTGCTACTCCGCTACAAAACTCTCTTCTCGAACTTTACGGTCTTTCAACGCTGATAGATGAGAATATTTTTGGAGATCTTGCGTCTTTCAGAACTCAGTATATAAATTATGGCGGGGACGTTTCCGGACTTCGCGACCGCCTTCAAGGCTTTTGTTGGCGTACACTTCGCAGTCAAGTGGTTGAGTATGTTCCCTATACCGAACGTAAGCTGATTACGCGCCCATTTAAGCCTACAGAGCAGGAACATCATCTGTATGAGGCTGTTTCTAAATATTTAATGCGCGATGATACCTATGCCTTTCCTGCCAGACAAAAACACCTATTGATCCTACTTATTCGAAAGGTACTGGCATCTTCACCGACCGCGCTTGCCGGTACCCTTGAAATCATAAGAGAGCGATTAGAGGGGCTTTTGGAAAAGGCAAAAAATGGCCGTTCAGTCTCGCAAGCTTTAATCGAACAGGCGAATTTAGATGAAGACCTGCTGGATGAAATACTTGAAGATGAAGAGGATGATATCAGTGACATTATCCCGGAAAACAATGAGCCTGTTCGGGAAGAAGAACTCGATTTTGCCCGTCTTAGTAATGAAATAAATGAAATCAATCAATATATTGAATGGGCGCGAAGCATAGGAATAGACACTAAATCCAAAGCTTTACTCACAGCACTTGATGTCGGTTTTCAGAAAATGACTGAGATGGGGGCAGCTCGAAAAGCCGTCATTTTTACCGAGTCCCGAAGAACTCAGGATTGGTTATTGAATCATTTGAATAACCAAGGGTTTGCTGATCAGGTCATCACCTTCAATGGCACCAACAAAGATGATTCAACCGGAAAAATCTATACCGATTGGCTGGATGCCAACAAAGATACCGGGCGCATTACCGGCTCACGACAAATTGATATGAGGGAGGCAATCCTCGATCATTTCAAAAAAAGCGCAAGCATTTTAATCGCCACGGAAGCCGGAGCTGAAGGCTTGAACATGCAGTTTTGTTCTATGGTGATTAATTTCGATTTACCTTGGAACCCTCAACGAATCGAGCAGCGCATTGGTCGTTGTCATCGTTATGGGCAAAAGCATGATGTCGTTGTTATCAACTTTCTCAATGAAAAAAATGAGGCCGACAGACGAGTACATGAAATCCTGGAGCATAAATTCAATCTTTTCAGTGGCGTTTTTGGTGCCTCGGACGACGTACTTGGAACCATCGAATCGGGTGTGGATTTTGAACGCCGCGTGTTGGATATCTATCAAGAGTGCCGGACTGAAGATGAAATACAAAGTGCCTTTGCCGCCCTTCAAAAAGAACTGGAAGAATCCATCCAAATTAAGTTAAAAGATACCAGAAAAGTCCTGCTGGAAAACTTCGATGAAGACGTTCATGAAAGATTGAAAAGCAACCTGATCGGCACGCAAGAGAGACTCGACCGTATCGGCAAACAGTTCTGGGCCGTTACCAGGCATGTGCTGTCCGAACATGCGACGTTTAATGATTCCACGCTTTCTTTTACGCTCCACAAGCCGCTAGTTAACGGCACGAGGCTTGGCACCTACCATCTTGTTACAAAAAACAAGGAAGTGCAGAACAGCGAGTTTTTGTATCGACTGAGCCACCCTCTGGGAGAGCATGTCATTCAAATCGGTAAGGATTTACTCTGCCCCGTCTCAACGGTCGTGTTTGATATTACTAATAATCCGACGAAGATATCCGTCATTGAAAACCTCAAAGGAAGATCAGGCTGGCTTACACTCACTAAGCTCATAATTTCTTCGTTCGAATCAGAAGAATATTTGTTGTTTTCAGCAATCGATGATGCCGGAGAGAACCTTGGTCAGGAGACAATAGAAAAGCTCTTCAATTGTATTGGTTATGACAACCAAGAAACATCGCTGCCTGAACCGATAAGGCAAAGGCTCTTTGCAGATAGTGAAAGGCATATCAAGGCCACCATCACCAGAAACCTTGAAGATAACAATAAGCATCTGTCAGAAGCCTGTATTCAGCTCGATAAGTGGGCAGAAGACATGGAAAAGGCGGCGGCCAAAGAGATGGATGACACCAAACGCATGATTGCCGATATTCGCCGACAAGTCAGACTTGCTCCGACTATGCAGGAACAGGCCGAGCTTCAGGGCGAGCTAAAAAAGCTTGAAACCTTGCGCCGCAGACAACAACAGAAAATTTTTGATGTTGAAGATGAAATAGCCCAAAAACGGGATTCGCTGGTCGAACAGTTGACCAAGCGAATGGAGCAAAAAACAGAAACCCAGACACTTTTCACCATCCGCTGGGAGGTCAAGTAG
- a CDS encoding KilA-N domain-containing protein, whose amino-acid sequence MSKNNTITVLNTEVKIKAIDQNDFICLTDIAKSRNPDHPDDLIRNWLRNRNTLELLGIWEQLHNPDFNPVEFDGIRKKAGLNSFTLTPKQWVSFTGAIGITSKAGRYGGTFAHKDIAFEFASWVSVEFKLYLIKEFQRLKEAEQKQLGWDVGRQLTKINYRIHTDAIKENLIPAELTKQQVSFVYASEADILNMALFGKTAKQWRDEHPNDKGNIRDYANVTQLVCLANLENLNAHFIQQGLEQPERLRILNNTAIQQMKLLTEDKAVKKLQ is encoded by the coding sequence ATGAGTAAGAATAATACGATCACAGTTTTAAATACTGAGGTAAAAATAAAGGCAATAGATCAAAATGACTTCATTTGCCTCACTGATATTGCAAAGTCCAGAAATCCCGATCATCCCGACGATTTAATCAGAAACTGGCTCAGAAATCGCAATACGTTGGAACTCCTTGGAATTTGGGAGCAGCTTCATAATCCTGATTTTAACCCCGTCGAATTCGACGGGATTAGAAAAAAGGCTGGGCTTAACAGCTTTACACTGACACCCAAACAATGGGTGTCGTTCACCGGAGCTATCGGAATCACATCAAAGGCAGGTCGCTACGGGGGCACTTTCGCACACAAAGACATTGCTTTTGAATTCGCCTCCTGGGTCTCTGTTGAATTCAAACTCTATCTTATTAAAGAGTTTCAACGGCTCAAAGAAGCAGAACAAAAGCAGCTTGGCTGGGATGTTGGGCGTCAACTTACCAAAATCAACTATCGTATTCACACCGATGCTATTAAAGAAAACCTGATTCCAGCGGAGCTGACCAAACAACAGGTTAGTTTTGTTTACGCCTCGGAAGCTGACATACTGAACATGGCGCTTTTCGGGAAAACTGCCAAACAGTGGCGGGATGAACACCCGAACGATAAGGGCAATATTCGAGATTACGCCAACGTGACACAACTGGTATGCTTGGCCAATCTGGAAAACCTGAATGCGCACTTTATTCAGCAGGGGTTGGAACAGCCTGAACGGCTTAGAATTTTGAATAATACAGCCATCCAGCAGATGAAGCTGTTAACGGAAGATAAAGCAGTTAAGAAATTACAATGA
- a CDS encoding GxxExxY protein encodes MGCGFLEVVYQECLERELTKRAIPFQPRVALQLNYKGEPLKQTYKPDFICYEKIIIEIKAVKELGADHKAQRLNYLKATGLELGLLVNFGSHPKTQIIRIANTNFRDFRAFRG; translated from the coding sequence ATGGGCTGTGGGTTCTTAGAAGTGGTTTATCAAGAATGCCTTGAGAGGGAACTCACCAAGCGGGCGATTCCTTTTCAGCCCCGGGTTGCGCTTCAACTGAATTATAAAGGTGAACCACTGAAACAGACCTATAAGCCTGATTTTATCTGTTACGAGAAGATCATCATTGAAATAAAGGCAGTTAAGGAACTGGGTGCCGACCATAAAGCCCAACGCTTGAATTACCTCAAAGCAACAGGACTTGAACTGGGCTTGCTCGTCAACTTTGGCAGTCACCCCAAAACTCAAATTATACGTATTGCAAATACTAACTTCCGCGATTTTCGCGCCTTTCGCGGTTAA